In Methanobacterium sp., the genomic stretch TCCCCTCATATCATGTAGAGTATTTACTGCTCCACGCAATGTATTATAGTAGAATGAATAAGCCAGGTTATCTCTAACATATTCAAATATCCTTACCGCATTATTATATGTATTACGTTTTTGAATTGTTATATATGGTTGATATTCACTTAATGCTGTCTGATAATCATTATAATCCTGTAAATATTGAGTGTATGTCTGATTTGCTGCTAAATAATTGTTATATGCCGTATTAGTTTCATTCCAGGCATTCCATGCTTCATTAAATGCAGTTTCGTTTCCACCGAATATTTCATCATCTAATTGAGGTTCAGGTCCGGGTTCTGGCACTTCTGTTGGTTTTTCCACAGTTTCTGGTGGTTCTGGTGCAGTATTTGGATTAGGTACTGTAACATTCTCTAAAACGGTTATTGAATTCATTTTTGACACTATTTCAGAAGTAATATTACAATTGGCAGTTGAGTACATACATTCCTCGGGAGGAACATCCCTTACTTTATACGTCCTGTAAACATATTTGTAGTAATATTTATAGTAATATTTGTAAACGTACTTTGTTTTATACTTTGTTCTCCATTTTCCCCTTTTTTTGTACTTTACTTTTACTTGCACTTTTACTTTTTTCCTTACTTTGTAATAGACTTTGACTGCATCTTTGACAGTTACTACATAATCTGCTTTTACTTTTAAAACGTTATTATGTTCATTCAAACCGGTTACTGCATTATTTTCCGATGCATATTGGTTTTCGGTATCTGCAGATAAAGGAAAAAGACACATTACTATGCTTAATGTTAGAAGCAACGCTGAAATCCATAGTCGCTTAATTTTACCGCCTCCATGCCCTGATCGTCAAATAAATTATTTAAAACATCTCAGGACATTAAAATATTCAAATTTAAACTATATATAAATCTTTTGATTTAATTTTGAATAAAAAGCCGTAATTAAGCTATTTTTTGAGTTTAAGACGAAATAATAAATGATTATAAAGTCTAATTAATAATAATATTCTTTATTTCCTGTTTTTAATGATATAATTATATTTAAACTTATTTTAAAAAAATAAGAACTGATTATGACTTTTAAAATACATACTTTTTTGATAATAAATTTTAAAGGATACGCGCATAACTAAAATACGGCCCATACTGGTTAAAAATAAGAATTGCAAATAGTAATCATCATTAAATAAAACATGGCCCAATCCACTTGATTTAACAGAACTATAAACATTTATATCATAAATTAAATGTCAAATAAAAGAAAAAAAAAAATTTAATTCATTATAAATGCCTAATATCCGTATTCTGCTTTTTCTGGTATCATATCTTTGAGATCCATGTAAAGATATGTAAGGACCAGTATAAAATAAGGTACAAGGGCAATATTTACTATTCCAGTTAAAAATGATCCAATATATGGTATTAAACCTAAGATCATCCCTATAGCAAATGAAATAACGAAATTTATAACACTTACTACAAATACCTTAAGTTTATTACTCCAGAATACATTGAAACTATCTTTAATGGATTCAATAACTGATTTTGAACCTACTACAATTGATTGATTAACAACTGCCAAAGCTAACGCCAGAAAAATTCCGGCAACAATAAATATTAATCCTCCAATTATTAACACTGCAAAGGCCATGTTTGAATTTAAACTTAATAAAACAAAGCCTATAATTGCAGGTATTGCAAGCAGAATTACTAAAATATAGATTATAATATTTACTAAAAACACCCTGATAAAATATTTCTTTCCATATTCCATGGCAGTTTCCAGATTTGACCTTCCTGTTTCTATTATTTTTTTAGCCATACCTATAGTAGCAGCTCCTAAAAAAGAAGATATTAAGCCAATCAAAATGAAAAGGAATAGCCCTATCACCCCAAAAATTACTATATTTGTTAATGTAAATATAGAAGCCAAATTGTTTGGATCAGCTTGCCCTGCAAATAAACTAGGTCCTAATCCTAAAATAAACAAAAGTGCACCTATAAATCCTATTAAAAAAAATAATACAAATCCAACAAGTTGTGGAACCATAATAATCAAATTTTCTCTAAAACCATCAAAGGATTTAGAATAATAATCGCTTATATCCATAAAATACCTCCATTTAATTTTTATAATATATAGTAATCAATAATATAAGTATTATTACCTAAAAATCAGGAATAATCTCTTTTAAAAAAAAAAAATTAAGATTTCCAATATTTAACTTATTTAAATTGTTCCTATTAGAAATCATATCAAATAAGAAAATAATAGTTAAATATTGAATAACTTACTATTTTTAATAGCCATATTCTGCTTTTTCTGGTATCATATCCTTAATATCCATGTAAAGATAGTTTAATACCAGCGTGAAGTATGCAAACATTAATCCAGATACTATAACAGTTATAAGTGCACTTAAAATAAACCCAATAATAGGTATAATGCCTATAAATGCGCTTATAAGTCCTACAACAAAACCTATGGCAACGCTAATTAGAAGATTTATAATTAGCACTACGAGTACTTCAAAGAAGTTATGTTTAACTGATTTAAAACTATCTTTAAAGGATCCAATAATAGATTTTTTACACACAATAACAGACTGAAATGTAAATATAAAGAACAAATAAACAAGAATAAATAATATTAATGTGATTAGTCCTCCAATTACTAGCCCTATTATGCTTAAAGCACTATTAGAATAAAGTGTTATTAAAATTACACCTACTAAAAGAGGTATTACAGCAATAAAATTGAAAATTACAAATATAATGTTTACTGCCAATAATTTTAGTAAATATTTTTTCACATATTTTAATGCAACCCCCAAATCAGGTTTTTCACCTAAAACTATTCTTTTAGACATTCCAATAGTTGTAACACTCATAATACATGATATAATCCATGAAATAACAAAAGCTATTATCATTATTCCAAAAAATGTCCAGATAGCCCCTAAATCAGGAGTATTCATCATCGGCACCGTACTCTGGGTGTAATCCATAATATTAATTCCAAAAAGATCAATCATCCCATAAATCACTGTTACATTAACAATAGCATATATAATAAAATATAAAATTACTGCCTGAATTCCAAGCAAAGGATTCTTGGTAAATCCCTTAATGGACTGTGAATAATAATCACCTATATCCATAAAATACCTCCATTTATTATAATTAAAAATAGTGATCAGTTATATAAATAATATATTATTTTATTCTGCAAGGTATATTACTGAAAATTAAAATAATCAGGTTACTTTAAAGTTAAAAAAATTAATTATATGGCCATTATACATTTAAAAATAAATTATTTGTTGAAAAAACGAAATTTAATATAATAATGTTTGAAATCAATAAATGAACTTTATTTTTCTATTTTCTGCCAGAAGGTTGTATTATTTTCTTTAAATAATTTAACATAATTTTTACGTTCTAAATTCCTTAAAATGCTATTAAAATTATCAAAAGAAAGCTCTTTAAACCCTATATTCAATATATGATTATAATGATCTTCTGTGGTACCTTTATCTCCCTTCAATAATTGATAAACCTGAGATTGGAAAGAAGTTAAGTCTTTTTTAGGTCTTGCAGTAATGGCATCGAAGTGAAGCTTAATTTTTTTAAGTTCTTCCATTTCCGCATTTTTTTCACCTATAATTCTAGTTAATTCATTTATTTTTTCTTCACTCTTTTTTTGGCTATCTTCAAGTTCTTTAATCAATTGATCTTTTTCTTTTATCAGTACTGAATCCACCTTGGACTTTGATTCATTCTGGCACTTTTTAAGGTCAATCTTTAGTTTACTAATCTCCAGTAAACATGCTTTAACCAGTTGCCTCAACTGTTCTGTTTCTTTATCTTTCAAGATAGGCATATTATCAACATAATTTATATTAGAACTTATTTTTAAGTTTAATGATTTAAGTTTTCAATAATATTATATTCTACCAATCTCTTAAATTTTGAATACATGATTTTATAAATTATTATAAAATAATCGCGGTCTAATGGCTATTTAAAGCCAATTAATAATTGATCCATGTTTAATCAATA encodes the following:
- a CDS encoding transglutaminase-like domain-containing protein, producing MLLTLSIVMCLFPLSADTENQYASENNAVTGLNEHNNVLKVKADYVVTVKDAVKVYYKVRKKVKVQVKVKYKKRGKWRTKYKTKYVYKYYYKYYYKYVYRTYKVRDVPPEECMYSTANCNITSEIVSKMNSITVLENVTVPNPNTAPEPPETVEKPTEVPEPGPEPQLDDEIFGGNETAFNEAWNAWNETNTAYNNYLAANQTYTQYLQDYNDYQTALSEYQPYITIQKRNTYNNAVRIFEYVRDNLAYSFYYNTLRGAVNTLHDMRGNCVDHSHLVVALARAAGIPARYVHGTCTFNSGNTYGHVWAQLYVNGRWYNADATSYDNTLGTITNWNTATYILKGIYSSLPF